The following proteins are co-located in the Dromiciops gliroides isolate mDroGli1 chromosome 2, mDroGli1.pri, whole genome shotgun sequence genome:
- the LOC122740234 gene encoding cytochrome b-c1 complex subunit 10-like produces MLNKFLGPRYKELVKYWLPTAGTWSAVGAVGLVWATDWRLILDWVPYINGKFKKDN; encoded by the coding sequence ATGCTGAACAAGTTCCTGGGGCCACGCTACAAGGAGCTGGTCAAGTACTGGCTTCCCACAGCAGGCACATGGAGTGCTGTTGGTGCCGTGGGGCTGGTTTGGGCCACTGACTGGCGTCTGATTCTGGATTGGGTACCATACATCAATGGCAAATTTAAGAAGGACAATTAA